In Sphingobacterium thalpophilum, a genomic segment contains:
- the gcvP gene encoding aminomethyl-transferring glycine dehydrogenase, which translates to MSNIHFQEKFESRHNGPSPVEANEMLAKLGVSSIDQLIDQTVPSQIRAPKPLNLPKALSEVAYLKRIAEIAEKNKVFKSFIGQGYYDVILPGVIQRNVFENPGWYTQYTPYQAEIAQGRLQALLNFQTVICDFTGLEIANASLLDEATAAAEAMFMLYSARKNKDANVFLVSNNAYPQTIDVLKTRALSFGIELKIAAIAESELTDDVFAAFVQYPAADGSIVDYKSFAATAHSKHITVCAAADLMSLALLTPPGEWGADVVVGNSQRFGVPMGFGGPHAAYFATRDSFKRNIPGRIIGVTSDSNGKYALRMALQTREQHIRRDKASSNICTAQALLAIMASFYAVYHGPEGIKNIASRINALASLLDQAIQSLGYTQLNAAYFDTLRVDLGGHAGALKSEALNNELNFYYNGSEVSIAIDETTTYEDIKTIVKVFAKIQGKTLNDVDFDTLEENLGSSIPADLVRTSAYLTHPNFNSYHSEHEMLRYIKSLEAKDLSLCHSMIPLGSCTMKLNATAEMVPVTWARFGGLHPFAPTDQTSGYMQMIGELNDWLSEITGFAKMSFQPNSGAQGEYAGLMVIRAYHESRGDHGRNICLIPASAHGTNPASASMAGLKVVVVKCDELGNIDIPDLRAKATEHAANLNSLMVTYPSTHGVFEESIIEVCEIVHANGGQVYMDGANMNAQVGLTSPGHIGADVCHLNLHKTFCIPHGGGGPGMGPIGVAKHLVPFLPNHEVVSTSGEEGISAVSAAPFGSASILLISHAYISMMGGEGLTNATRTAILNANYIKARLENAYPVLYSGTNGRCAHEMILDCRGFKNFGIEVADIAKRLMDYGFHAPTVSFPVAGTLMVEPTESESKAELDRFCDALVAIREEIAAVEAGDVDQANNLLKHAPHTASVVTADEWDRPYSRQTAAYPLEYVRERKFWPSVGRVNDSQGDRTLICSCPSIEEYAEA; encoded by the coding sequence ATGAGCAATATACACTTCCAAGAAAAATTCGAAAGTCGCCACAATGGCCCAAGTCCAGTTGAAGCGAATGAAATGTTGGCTAAATTAGGCGTTTCGTCAATTGACCAACTTATTGACCAAACGGTCCCTTCTCAAATTCGTGCTCCAAAACCTTTAAATCTTCCTAAAGCATTGTCTGAGGTAGCCTATTTAAAGCGTATTGCGGAAATCGCTGAGAAAAATAAAGTTTTTAAATCTTTTATTGGTCAAGGTTACTACGATGTAATCCTTCCGGGCGTAATTCAACGAAATGTATTTGAAAACCCAGGATGGTATACGCAGTATACTCCTTATCAGGCGGAGATTGCACAAGGTAGGTTACAAGCTTTATTGAACTTCCAGACTGTAATTTGTGACTTTACTGGTTTAGAAATTGCAAATGCTTCTTTGTTGGATGAGGCTACGGCTGCAGCTGAAGCCATGTTTATGCTTTATTCAGCTCGGAAAAATAAAGATGCTAATGTTTTCTTGGTGTCGAACAATGCCTATCCGCAGACGATTGATGTATTGAAGACCCGTGCCTTGTCTTTTGGTATCGAGCTTAAAATTGCGGCTATTGCTGAATCAGAATTAACAGACGATGTATTTGCTGCATTTGTTCAATATCCTGCTGCTGATGGTTCAATTGTTGATTATAAATCATTTGCAGCTACAGCGCACAGTAAGCATATTACCGTGTGTGCGGCGGCAGATTTGATGAGTTTAGCATTGCTAACGCCTCCAGGAGAATGGGGTGCAGATGTTGTTGTTGGTAATTCACAGCGTTTTGGCGTACCGATGGGCTTTGGTGGTCCTCATGCAGCCTATTTTGCGACACGCGACAGCTTTAAACGTAATATCCCTGGTCGTATTATTGGTGTTACTTCTGATTCAAATGGAAAGTATGCATTGCGTATGGCTTTGCAGACTCGTGAACAACACATCCGCCGTGATAAAGCTTCTTCAAATATTTGTACTGCACAAGCTCTTTTAGCGATTATGGCTTCTTTCTATGCCGTGTACCATGGCCCGGAAGGAATCAAAAATATAGCCTCACGTATCAATGCATTGGCTAGCCTGTTGGATCAAGCAATACAATCATTGGGTTATACGCAATTGAATGCAGCTTATTTTGACACACTACGTGTAGACTTAGGTGGTCATGCTGGTGCTTTGAAATCTGAAGCCTTAAATAACGAATTAAACTTCTATTATAATGGTTCGGAAGTTTCAATTGCTATCGACGAAACAACCACATACGAAGATATTAAGACGATCGTCAAAGTATTTGCTAAAATTCAAGGTAAAACATTGAATGACGTAGATTTCGATACATTAGAAGAGAATTTAGGTTCTTCAATTCCTGCCGATTTAGTACGTACTTCTGCTTACTTAACACATCCAAACTTTAATAGCTATCATTCTGAACATGAGATGTTGCGCTATATCAAATCGTTGGAAGCAAAAGATTTATCGCTTTGCCACTCGATGATCCCATTGGGCTCATGTACGATGAAATTGAATGCTACAGCTGAAATGGTGCCAGTTACTTGGGCGAGATTTGGCGGTTTGCATCCATTTGCTCCGACAGATCAAACTTCTGGATATATGCAAATGATTGGCGAATTGAATGATTGGTTGTCGGAGATCACTGGTTTTGCAAAAATGAGCTTCCAACCAAATTCAGGAGCACAAGGTGAGTACGCTGGTCTGATGGTTATTCGTGCTTACCATGAAAGCCGTGGTGATCACGGACGTAATATCTGTTTGATCCCTGCTTCTGCACACGGAACCAACCCTGCTTCTGCTTCTATGGCTGGATTGAAAGTGGTTGTTGTGAAATGTGATGAATTGGGAAATATCGATATTCCAGATTTAAGAGCAAAAGCGACTGAACATGCTGCAAACTTGAACTCACTGATGGTGACTTATCCTTCTACACACGGTGTATTTGAAGAGTCGATCATTGAAGTCTGTGAAATTGTTCATGCAAATGGCGGTCAGGTTTATATGGACGGTGCGAACATGAATGCACAGGTTGGATTGACAAGCCCAGGGCATATTGGTGCCGATGTTTGTCACTTGAACCTCCATAAAACATTCTGTATTCCTCACGGTGGTGGAGGTCCAGGTATGGGACCTATCGGTGTTGCAAAACACTTAGTTCCTTTCTTACCTAACCACGAAGTGGTTTCGACTTCTGGTGAAGAGGGTATCTCTGCTGTTTCTGCAGCTCCATTTGGTTCAGCATCAATCTTGCTTATTTCTCATGCTTATATTTCAATGATGGGTGGTGAAGGCTTGACAAATGCGACAAGAACCGCAATATTAAATGCAAACTATATTAAGGCACGTTTAGAAAATGCGTATCCAGTACTTTATTCAGGTACTAACGGACGTTGTGCACACGAAATGATCTTAGATTGCCGTGGATTCAAAAACTTTGGTATCGAGGTTGCAGATATTGCAAAACGTTTGATGGATTATGGTTTCCACGCACCGACAGTTTCTTTCCCTGTTGCAGGAACATTAATGGTTGAGCCTACTGAATCGGAGTCTAAGGCTGAATTGGATCGTTTCTGTGATGCATTAGTTGCTATCCGTGAAGAGATCGCTGCGGTTGAAGCAGGTGACGTGGACCAAGCTAACAATCTACTGAAACATGCACCACATACAGCTTCGGTTGTAACTGCAGATGAGTGGGACAGACCTTACAGTCGTCAAACTGCCGCATACCCATTGGAGTATGTAAGAGAACGTAAATTCTGGCCTTCAGTAGGTCGTGTGAACGACTCTCAAGGTGACCGTACATTGATTTGTTCGTGTCCTTCAATTGAAGAATACGCCGAAGCATAA
- the ctlX gene encoding citrulline utilization hydrolase CtlX, which produces MRKQVTDSVLLVRPSVFRKNEQTAVNNFFQKDIENLSIEEVNKEAQGEFDALVNELKSHGILVTVIQDDEKSESPDSIFPNNIVSFHQDGKIIFYPMFAPNRRKEHLLDFEGPLKQNGYYVKLTKDLSEAENNKQYLEGTGALVLDRAHRIAYCALSERADRDMLDEYCRTENYTPVVFHAFQTVHGERRPIYHTNVVLAVGEDFAILCPQAIDNQAELQTLLKSLKDTGKEIIEINENQLESFAANCLQVRNKYGNRFIVLSNQALSSLTLYQTAQLEKHGKIIHQDLHVIETCGGGSVRHMMAEVFLPKENILS; this is translated from the coding sequence ATGAGAAAACAGGTAACAGACAGCGTTCTTTTAGTAAGACCCTCTGTCTTCCGTAAAAATGAACAGACTGCGGTCAACAATTTCTTCCAAAAGGATATCGAAAACCTCAGTATAGAAGAAGTCAACAAAGAAGCGCAAGGAGAGTTCGACGCGCTAGTAAATGAATTGAAGTCACATGGAATTTTGGTGACTGTCATTCAGGACGACGAGAAATCAGAAAGTCCCGACAGTATATTCCCCAATAATATTGTCTCCTTTCATCAGGATGGAAAAATAATTTTTTATCCCATGTTTGCTCCCAATCGTCGAAAAGAACATTTATTGGATTTCGAAGGTCCATTGAAGCAAAACGGTTATTATGTAAAACTAACTAAGGATCTCAGTGAAGCCGAAAACAATAAACAATATTTGGAGGGCACTGGCGCACTTGTCTTGGACCGCGCTCACCGTATAGCCTACTGTGCCTTATCCGAAAGGGCAGACCGGGATATGCTCGACGAATACTGCAGGACTGAAAACTACACACCTGTTGTATTTCACGCCTTCCAAACTGTCCATGGAGAGCGGAGACCTATCTATCACACCAATGTGGTGCTAGCCGTAGGCGAAGACTTTGCCATCTTATGCCCACAGGCAATCGATAATCAGGCTGAACTCCAAACCCTGCTGAAGAGTCTAAAAGATACAGGCAAAGAGATCATTGAAATCAATGAGAACCAACTCGAATCTTTTGCAGCAAACTGCCTCCAGGTGAGAAATAAATATGGTAATCGTTTTATTGTCCTGAGCAATCAGGCGTTATCCTCATTGACTTTATACCAAACAGCGCAATTGGAAAAGCATGGTAAAATCATCCATCAAGATCTACATGTTATCGAGACATGTGGTGGTGGAAGTGTACGCCACATGATGGCTGAAGTTTTTCTTCCGAAAGAAAACATACTGAGCTAG
- a CDS encoding carboxypeptidase regulatory-like domain-containing protein: MKEFLLTTCAIALGTGLYAQTTQAGFSGKITDENDKGVHGASIEVRNESTGFTTKTSTNANGDFNFKELPLGGPYTIKVTYIGYGEQVRSGFNLNQGDIVRLKIPIQNTSNVLETVELTGISTLKNKIENLGAATAVTAKDIAKLPVNGRNFTSLMDLSPLSKGDNIGGQLGSSTNFTIDGMNAKNPTSAGSTTSRSGAPFSISIEAVREFKVVTNQYDVTYGRAGGGTVSAVTKQGTNQTHGSAWLYSRADWLSSPYDIRGNKRSNDFSTYQYGFTLGGPIIKDKLHYFVAWDHQRDARPLIIADINSPADEKRFNVTQSTLDEYIRIGREKYGLSNDRQYGSFDKKRNSDAIFGRIDWQINEKNLLTIRNNFTSDLNKLGLEDNTAINLYESYGNDKNIDNSFLATLRTSISPKLTNELKLQHLYTFQKSSPGDMLPSQNIPRAIVENVVSTIDGSNLSTNIQLGGHRFAQESFKNNVVQLVNNLYYSTDNINYTFGVDLMYTHANSIYGSEVNGRFHFREDANNTALQNFANLKPYAFYREVPLVADPTVIGKIFNAGAYGQLQTKLAKGLDLVAGLRLDYGHYPTSPLNEELLKEVGVRTDHKLKSFVVQPRFQMTWDVNEERKDFFRVGAGIFASDINNYMTINNLTFDGKHFATVDVRGNDVPTPNFVGYRQDPSTTPTLAQFQVPTINTYGADAKIPVVYKANVSYTHFFTEKLKASLSGYMNLGRNNYMYVDRNMVQDPFFRLANEDNRGVFVPATAIVNGVPDWKQGRISNKFGRVLELNSEGKVNQFAVVLDASYQYYKDGSISVSYTWNDAKDNTSYNGNVANTATLSLAVKDDPRDLSKMSYSNNQFRNKIVIYGTLPTFYGVSVGVRYSGIGGTRYSLLAGGNINGDFVSNSNDLAFIFDPNSPNTPKALADAMNALLANGEASQSLKDYIKKYEGKMAERNGGINSFYGLIDLRIAKKFNLYKTHALELSADIFNVANLFKKTWGVNESLGNQSLYAVSKTAAANGNPEIPAFDPVKQQFNYRLNNSGIVSPSGNPYQFQLGLRYSF; encoded by the coding sequence ATGAAAGAATTTTTACTCACAACATGTGCCATTGCGCTTGGAACAGGTTTGTACGCCCAAACGACCCAAGCCGGGTTTTCCGGCAAGATTACGGACGAAAATGATAAAGGAGTTCACGGAGCTTCAATTGAAGTACGTAATGAATCAACGGGTTTCACAACGAAGACTTCGACCAATGCAAATGGCGATTTCAACTTTAAGGAGTTGCCTTTAGGCGGCCCATACACGATCAAAGTAACTTATATAGGCTATGGTGAACAAGTGCGTTCGGGATTTAATTTAAATCAAGGCGATATTGTCCGCCTGAAGATTCCTATCCAAAATACCTCAAATGTATTAGAAACGGTTGAATTAACAGGAATAAGTACCCTAAAGAATAAAATAGAAAATCTAGGTGCTGCTACAGCGGTTACGGCCAAGGATATTGCGAAATTGCCTGTCAACGGTCGGAATTTTACTTCGCTGATGGACCTGTCTCCTTTGAGTAAGGGAGATAATATCGGTGGTCAGTTGGGTTCCTCTACTAATTTTACGATTGATGGTATGAATGCCAAAAACCCGACTTCTGCAGGTTCAACAACCAGTCGTAGTGGTGCTCCGTTTTCCATTTCGATAGAAGCCGTTCGTGAATTTAAAGTGGTCACCAACCAATATGATGTGACTTATGGAAGAGCAGGGGGAGGAACAGTCAGTGCGGTAACCAAACAAGGAACAAATCAAACGCACGGAAGCGCATGGCTTTATTCAAGGGCAGATTGGTTGTCCAGCCCATACGATATTAGAGGAAACAAACGAAGCAATGATTTCTCTACGTATCAATATGGATTTACATTAGGCGGTCCCATCATTAAAGACAAGTTGCATTATTTTGTAGCTTGGGATCATCAACGCGATGCCCGCCCGTTGATTATCGCAGATATCAATTCGCCAGCAGATGAAAAGCGTTTCAATGTTACACAATCGACCCTCGATGAGTATATTCGTATAGGACGTGAAAAATATGGATTGAGTAATGATAGACAATATGGTTCTTTCGATAAGAAACGAAATTCTGATGCCATATTTGGTCGTATAGATTGGCAGATCAATGAAAAGAATTTATTGACAATACGGAATAACTTTACAAGTGACCTCAATAAGCTTGGTCTAGAGGATAATACCGCCATCAATTTATATGAATCATACGGAAATGACAAGAATATTGATAACAGCTTTTTAGCGACTTTACGTACTTCCATTTCCCCAAAGCTTACCAATGAACTGAAATTGCAGCACCTTTATACTTTTCAAAAAAGTAGTCCTGGAGATATGTTGCCTAGTCAAAATATCCCCCGTGCCATTGTAGAGAATGTGGTGTCTACCATTGACGGAAGTAATTTGTCGACCAATATTCAATTAGGCGGTCACCGGTTTGCACAGGAGTCCTTTAAGAATAATGTCGTACAGTTGGTCAATAACCTGTATTATAGTACGGACAATATCAATTACACCTTTGGTGTGGATTTGATGTATACACATGCAAATTCGATTTACGGAAGTGAAGTCAACGGACGTTTTCATTTTAGGGAGGATGCTAACAATACGGCATTGCAAAATTTTGCAAACCTAAAACCTTATGCATTTTACCGGGAGGTCCCTTTGGTGGCCGATCCCACTGTGATCGGTAAGATATTTAATGCCGGTGCGTATGGACAGTTGCAGACCAAATTGGCGAAAGGATTGGATTTGGTTGCGGGACTACGATTGGATTATGGTCATTATCCAACCTCTCCTCTAAATGAAGAGTTGCTGAAAGAAGTGGGGGTACGTACTGATCACAAGTTGAAATCTTTTGTTGTACAGCCTCGTTTCCAGATGACTTGGGATGTGAATGAAGAACGAAAAGATTTTTTCCGTGTAGGAGCAGGTATCTTTGCATCTGATATTAATAATTATATGACCATCAATAATTTAACTTTTGATGGGAAGCATTTTGCGACAGTAGATGTTCGTGGTAACGATGTGCCTACACCTAATTTTGTGGGGTACAGACAAGATCCGTCAACAACGCCAACCCTGGCACAATTTCAAGTGCCAACAATCAACACCTATGGAGCTGATGCGAAAATACCAGTGGTGTACAAGGCCAATGTATCTTACACGCATTTCTTTACAGAAAAGTTAAAAGCGAGTCTTTCAGGATATATGAATCTAGGACGCAACAACTACATGTATGTTGATCGTAATATGGTTCAAGATCCGTTCTTTAGATTGGCGAATGAAGATAATCGTGGGGTATTCGTACCGGCGACGGCTATTGTCAATGGTGTTCCAGATTGGAAACAGGGAAGGATTTCCAATAAGTTTGGACGCGTGTTAGAACTGAACTCTGAGGGAAAAGTAAATCAGTTTGCAGTTGTATTGGATGCAAGTTATCAGTACTACAAAGATGGATCGATTTCTGTAAGCTACACGTGGAACGATGCGAAAGATAACACGTCCTACAATGGGAATGTTGCCAATACAGCGACCTTATCGCTGGCGGTAAAGGATGATCCAAGAGATTTGAGTAAGATGAGTTATTCGAATAATCAATTCCGAAATAAAATTGTTATTTATGGTACACTACCTACATTTTATGGTGTCAGTGTAGGGGTTCGTTATTCGGGAATTGGTGGAACACGCTACAGCTTGCTTGCTGGAGGTAATATCAATGGCGATTTTGTATCCAATTCGAATGACTTAGCCTTTATTTTCGATCCCAATAGTCCAAATACGCCAAAGGCTTTGGCAGATGCCATGAATGCGTTGTTGGCGAATGGTGAAGCCAGTCAAAGTCTGAAAGATTATATTAAGAAGTACGAAGGTAAGATGGCCGAAAGAAATGGCGGTATCAATAGCTTTTACGGTTTGATTGATTTAAGAATAGCTAAAAAATTCAACCTTTACAAAACACATGCTTTAGAGCTTTCAGCGGACATATTCAATGTTGCAAATCTCTTTAAGAAAACCTGGGGTGTCAATGAATCTTTAGGTAATCAATCGTTGTATGCTGTATCAAAAACAGCGGCAGCAAATGGAAATCCCGAAATTCCTGCATTTGACCCTGTTAAGCAACAGTTTAATTATAGATTGAACAACTCTGGTATTGTATCACCTTCGGGGAATCCGTACCAATTCCAATTGGGATTGAGGTATTCGTTCTAA
- the bshC gene encoding bacillithiol biosynthesis cysteine-adding enzyme BshC: MKATYIEYSETNSFSKTLLAYLAHDEALKSFVGNWPTWAGFENQLNEKKKFEHREILVERLKKQYGELLKESPAVAANIELLLDQNSYTITTGHQLNIFTGPLYFIFKIMTAIRLSEDLKSKHPDKNFVPVYWMATEDHDFEEINHTKVFGKKISWDTPAVSATGRMDTATIVDAVKQYTNILGLSENSTKLTRIVEEAYLNHDRLADATRYMVNELFKSYGLLIVDADDRELKELFKPIIKEDILSEKSFKAITARSEELESNGFSTQVHAREINFFYLTDEFRERLVLAADGRYEVLHQNIYFTKAELEHEIDHYPERFSPNVVMRPMYQEIILPNLAYIGGGAEMVYWMQLKSNFDQYQVDFPILIPRNSAMITEDNVAAKLFRVDLTFKSIFRPAEVLKKEYVRRHTKERLNLNDEWMELNAIFGKIKLRTHKIDPSLGPSTEAVKARLKKAINNLEKKLMKAEKRNHQHALTDIDNVKEKLFPGGGLQERSENFALLYVKYGDNLFRDLYKYFNPLDFKFTILY, from the coding sequence ATGAAGGCAACTTATATTGAATATAGTGAAACAAATAGCTTCTCTAAGACTTTATTGGCTTATTTGGCGCATGATGAAGCCTTAAAATCTTTTGTAGGAAACTGGCCTACCTGGGCTGGTTTTGAAAATCAATTGAACGAAAAGAAGAAATTTGAACACCGGGAGATTCTTGTTGAGCGTCTTAAAAAGCAATACGGCGAGCTATTAAAGGAATCTCCTGCTGTAGCTGCCAATATAGAGCTGTTGCTCGACCAGAATTCTTATACCATCACGACGGGACATCAGCTCAATATTTTTACCGGACCTTTGTATTTTATTTTTAAAATCATGACGGCAATACGTTTGTCCGAAGATTTGAAGAGCAAACACCCCGATAAAAATTTTGTTCCTGTATATTGGATGGCGACCGAAGATCATGATTTTGAAGAAATCAACCATACGAAAGTCTTCGGTAAGAAAATTAGTTGGGATACTCCTGCAGTTTCTGCTACCGGGCGAATGGATACAGCAACAATCGTTGATGCTGTGAAGCAGTACACAAATATTTTGGGGCTTTCCGAAAATTCGACTAAACTTACACGGATTGTGGAAGAAGCCTATTTGAACCATGATCGATTAGCAGATGCAACACGGTATATGGTCAATGAGTTGTTTAAGTCTTACGGTCTTTTGATCGTCGATGCGGATGACCGGGAATTGAAGGAACTGTTCAAGCCAATTATTAAGGAAGATATCTTATCTGAAAAAAGCTTTAAGGCAATAACAGCGCGATCGGAAGAGTTGGAATCAAACGGTTTCTCCACCCAAGTGCATGCTCGAGAGATTAATTTCTTTTATTTGACGGATGAATTTCGGGAGCGCTTGGTGCTCGCTGCGGATGGTCGATACGAAGTATTGCACCAGAATATTTATTTTACGAAGGCTGAGCTTGAACATGAGATTGATCATTATCCAGAGCGTTTCAGTCCAAATGTGGTTATGCGTCCGATGTATCAAGAAATTATACTTCCCAATCTTGCTTATATTGGTGGTGGCGCCGAAATGGTCTACTGGATGCAATTGAAGTCTAACTTTGACCAATATCAGGTAGATTTTCCAATTTTGATACCGCGCAATTCAGCGATGATAACAGAGGACAACGTTGCGGCTAAATTATTTCGCGTTGATCTAACCTTTAAGAGTATCTTTCGTCCAGCAGAAGTGCTGAAAAAAGAATATGTTCGACGTCATACCAAAGAACGTTTGAATCTTAATGACGAATGGATGGAGCTGAACGCTATTTTTGGTAAGATAAAGTTACGAACCCACAAAATAGATCCAAGTTTAGGCCCTAGTACGGAAGCGGTAAAAGCGCGGTTAAAAAAAGCGATCAATAATTTGGAGAAAAAGCTGATGAAAGCCGAAAAGCGAAATCATCAACATGCTTTAACGGATATTGATAATGTGAAGGAAAAGCTCTTTCCTGGCGGAGGACTACAGGAAAGGTCTGAAAATTTCGCGTTACTCTATGTCAAATACGGAGATAACCTATTTAGGGATCTTTACAAATACTTTAATCCATTGGATTTTAAGTTTACAATTTTGTATTAG
- the rimO gene encoding 30S ribosomal protein S12 methylthiotransferase RimO, which yields MKTKYAKPAPLINKPRVNVVTLGCSKNIHDSEVLMGQLKGNQMEVVHEASNIQTNDIVVINTCGFIDNAKQESIDAILQYSDLKDQGKINKVIVTGCLSERYKPELQSEIPNVDAFFGTNDLPDLLSSIGADYRHELLGERLLTTPSHFSYFKIAEGCNRPCSFCAIPLMRGKHVSKSIDDLVKEAKFLASNGTKELILIAQDLTYYGLDIYGKRNLSDLMRHLSDVDGIEWIRLQYAYPSGFPMDILDAMNERSNICNYLDMPLQHISDPMLKSMRRGTTKQKQIDLVNAIRDKVPDIALRTTLICGYPGETEQDFQEMLDWVEETRFDRLGCFTYSHEEKTHAHSLEDNVPQEVKEERVEAIMEVQQGISYDINQSKVGNTYKVLVDRVDGDYFIGRTEYDSPEVDNEVLIPAADSYARIGDFVQVKIDRAEDFDLYGEIVRK from the coding sequence ATGAAGACAAAATACGCGAAACCAGCGCCTTTGATCAATAAACCACGTGTCAATGTGGTGACTTTGGGCTGTTCGAAAAATATTCACGATAGTGAAGTCCTGATGGGCCAGTTAAAGGGCAATCAGATGGAAGTCGTGCATGAAGCATCCAATATACAGACGAATGATATCGTCGTCATCAATACCTGCGGTTTTATTGATAATGCCAAACAGGAATCGATTGATGCGATCTTACAATATTCGGATTTAAAAGATCAGGGTAAAATCAATAAGGTGATCGTTACAGGTTGTCTTTCTGAACGATATAAGCCAGAGTTACAGTCTGAAATTCCCAATGTTGATGCCTTTTTCGGTACGAATGATTTGCCGGATCTGTTGTCATCCATTGGAGCTGATTATCGGCATGAATTGTTGGGTGAACGCTTATTGACAACACCTTCGCATTTTTCTTACTTTAAGATTGCCGAAGGATGTAACCGTCCCTGCTCTTTTTGTGCAATTCCCTTGATGCGTGGTAAACACGTTTCCAAATCCATTGACGATCTTGTGAAAGAAGCAAAATTTCTCGCGTCGAACGGCACGAAAGAATTGATTCTGATTGCACAAGATCTGACCTATTATGGCTTAGATATCTATGGAAAGCGCAATCTTTCTGATTTAATGCGCCATTTGTCAGATGTTGATGGTATCGAATGGATCAGACTGCAGTACGCCTATCCTTCGGGTTTCCCAATGGATATTTTGGACGCCATGAACGAACGTTCAAATATCTGTAATTACTTGGATATGCCATTGCAACATATATCTGATCCGATGTTGAAGTCTATGCGAAGAGGTACAACAAAACAGAAACAGATCGATCTTGTCAACGCAATACGTGACAAAGTTCCAGATATCGCCTTGCGTACGACATTAATTTGTGGTTATCCAGGTGAAACTGAACAGGATTTCCAGGAGATGTTGGATTGGGTTGAAGAGACCCGTTTTGACAGGTTAGGCTGTTTTACCTATTCTCATGAGGAAAAGACGCACGCACATTCGCTGGAGGATAATGTGCCACAGGAAGTAAAAGAAGAGCGTGTGGAAGCTATCATGGAAGTGCAGCAAGGTATTTCGTATGATATCAATCAGTCCAAAGTGGGTAATACGTATAAAGTATTGGTTGATCGGGTAGACGGCGATTACTTTATCGGCCGCACAGAATACGATTCTCCAGAAGTAGACAATGAGGTCTTGATTCCTGCTGCAGATTCTTATGCACGTATTGGTGATTTTGTTCAGGTAAAAATCGACCGAGCTGAAGATTTCGATCTATATGGTGAAATTGTAAGGAAATAA